One region of Primulina tabacum isolate GXHZ01 chromosome 1, ASM2559414v2, whole genome shotgun sequence genomic DNA includes:
- the LOC142531700 gene encoding 2,3-bisphosphoglycerate-dependent phosphoglycerate mutase 1-like isoform X1 codes for MSSSVHLRYIIRMNSPALPQIINAGWIVASGGELYSSERFQCFFIGCKKHQKSYNSICFRMCTDDASVSRSAYVHPVLSSSHTPHDANASQTKNNESTLILLRHGQSMWNEKNLFTGCVDVPLTSKGVEEAIEAGKRISTLPLDIIYTSTLIRSQMTAMLALTQHCCMKVPIVMHCETEQARTWTQIYSEGTKKQSIPVVKAWQLNERMYGDLQGFNKQETAQRYGSEQVHKWRRSYHVRPPNGESLEMCLGRAVSFFKELIEPQLLSGRHVMVVAHANSLRSIIMYLDKLTSEEVINLELSTGIPMLYMYKEGNFIRRGSLIGSNEAGVYAYSEAFPTANGLGKQYRTKDVNWQNRIEIVKL; via the exons ATGTCGTCATCG gtaCATTTGAGGTATATTATAAGAATGAATAGTCCTGCTCTTCCTCAAATCATAAATGCTGGTTGGATAGTTGCAAGTGGCGGTGAACTGTATTCTAGTGAGAGATTTCAATGCTTCTTTATTGGATGCAAGAAGCATCAAAAGAGTTACAACTCCATCTGCTTCAGAATGTGCACAGATGATGCATCTGTATCTCGTTCAGCATATGTACATCCCGTATTGTCTTCCTCCCACACTCCCCATGATGCCAATGCTTCTCAGACGAAAAATA ATGAATCTACTTTGATTCTGTTAAGACATGGACAATCAATGTGGAATGAGAAGAACCTGTTCACTGGTTGTGTAGATGTGCCATTAACAAGTAAAGGAGTAGAAGAAGCAATTGAAGCTGGGAAAAGAATTAGCACCTTACCTTTGGATATCATCTATACATCGACACTGATACGTTCTCAGATGACAGCTATGCTTGCTTTGACCCAACACTGCTGCATGAAG GTGCCAATAGTGATGCATTGTGAAACTGAACAAGCAAGGACATGGACTCAAATTTACAGTGAAGGCACCAAGAAGCAATCTATTCCTGTGGTTAAGGCATGGCAACTAAATGAAAGAAT GTATGGAGATCTACAGGGTTTTAATAAGCAGGAAACAGCTCAAAGATATGGTAGTGAGCAGGTTCATAAATGGCGTAGAAGTTATCATGTCCGTCCTCCAAATGGTGAGAGCTTGGAAATGTGCTTAGGAAGAGCAGTTTCCTTTTTCAAAGAGCTT ATTGAGCCTCAGCTTTTGAGTGGAAGGCATGTGATGGTTGTAGCTCATGCAAATTCACTGAGGTCCATAATCATGTATCTTGATAAATTGACTTCCGAAGAG GTTATTAATTTAGAGCTCTCAACTGGTATACCTATGCTCTACATGTATAAGGAAGGAAACTTCATTCGGAGAGGAAGCCTCATTGGATCTAACGAGGCTGGTGTTTATGCTTATTCAGAG
- the LOC142531700 gene encoding 2,3-bisphosphoglycerate-dependent phosphoglycerate mutase 1-like isoform X4: MSSSVHLRYIIRMNSPALPQIINAGWIVASGGELYSSERFQCFFIGCKKHQKSYNSICFRMCTDDASVSRSAYVHPVLSSSHTPHDANASQTKNNESTLILLRHGQSMWNEKNLFTGCVDVPLTSKGVEEAIEAGKRISTLPLDIIYTSTLIRSQMTAMLALTQHCCMKVPIVMHCETEQARTWTQIYSEGTKKQSIPVVKAWQLNERMYGDLQGFNKQETAQRYGSEQVHKWRRSYHVRPPNGESLEMCLGRAVSFFKELIEPQLLSGRHVMVVAHANSLRSIIMYLDKLTSEEVINLELSTGIPMLYMYKEGNFIRRGSLIGSNEAGVYAYSEFLRYLKV, from the exons ATGTCGTCATCG gtaCATTTGAGGTATATTATAAGAATGAATAGTCCTGCTCTTCCTCAAATCATAAATGCTGGTTGGATAGTTGCAAGTGGCGGTGAACTGTATTCTAGTGAGAGATTTCAATGCTTCTTTATTGGATGCAAGAAGCATCAAAAGAGTTACAACTCCATCTGCTTCAGAATGTGCACAGATGATGCATCTGTATCTCGTTCAGCATATGTACATCCCGTATTGTCTTCCTCCCACACTCCCCATGATGCCAATGCTTCTCAGACGAAAAATA ATGAATCTACTTTGATTCTGTTAAGACATGGACAATCAATGTGGAATGAGAAGAACCTGTTCACTGGTTGTGTAGATGTGCCATTAACAAGTAAAGGAGTAGAAGAAGCAATTGAAGCTGGGAAAAGAATTAGCACCTTACCTTTGGATATCATCTATACATCGACACTGATACGTTCTCAGATGACAGCTATGCTTGCTTTGACCCAACACTGCTGCATGAAG GTGCCAATAGTGATGCATTGTGAAACTGAACAAGCAAGGACATGGACTCAAATTTACAGTGAAGGCACCAAGAAGCAATCTATTCCTGTGGTTAAGGCATGGCAACTAAATGAAAGAAT GTATGGAGATCTACAGGGTTTTAATAAGCAGGAAACAGCTCAAAGATATGGTAGTGAGCAGGTTCATAAATGGCGTAGAAGTTATCATGTCCGTCCTCCAAATGGTGAGAGCTTGGAAATGTGCTTAGGAAGAGCAGTTTCCTTTTTCAAAGAGCTT ATTGAGCCTCAGCTTTTGAGTGGAAGGCATGTGATGGTTGTAGCTCATGCAAATTCACTGAGGTCCATAATCATGTATCTTGATAAATTGACTTCCGAAGAG GTTATTAATTTAGAGCTCTCAACTGGTATACCTATGCTCTACATGTATAAGGAAGGAAACTTCATTCGGAGAGGAAGCCTCATTGGATCTAACGAGGCTGGTGTTTATGCTTATTCAGAG
- the LOC142531700 gene encoding 2,3-bisphosphoglycerate-dependent phosphoglycerate mutase 1-like isoform X3 yields the protein MSSSVHLRYIIRMNSPALPQIINAGWIVASGGELYSSERFQCFFIGCKKHQKSYNSICFRMCTDDASVSRSAYVHPVLSSSHTPHDANASQTKNNESTLILLRHGQSMWNEKNLFTGCVDVPLTSKGVEEAIEAGKRISTLPLDIIYTSTLIRSQMTAMLALTQHCCMKVPIVMHCETEQARTWTQIYSEGTKKQSIPVVKAWQLNERMYGDLQGFNKQETAQRYGSEQVHKWRRSYHVRPPNGESLEMCLGRAVSFFKELIEPQLLSGRHVMVVAHANSLRSIIMYLDKLTSEEVINLELSTGIPMLYMYKEGNFIRRGSLIGSNEAGVYAYSESLAIYKQKLGETTQ from the exons ATGTCGTCATCG gtaCATTTGAGGTATATTATAAGAATGAATAGTCCTGCTCTTCCTCAAATCATAAATGCTGGTTGGATAGTTGCAAGTGGCGGTGAACTGTATTCTAGTGAGAGATTTCAATGCTTCTTTATTGGATGCAAGAAGCATCAAAAGAGTTACAACTCCATCTGCTTCAGAATGTGCACAGATGATGCATCTGTATCTCGTTCAGCATATGTACATCCCGTATTGTCTTCCTCCCACACTCCCCATGATGCCAATGCTTCTCAGACGAAAAATA ATGAATCTACTTTGATTCTGTTAAGACATGGACAATCAATGTGGAATGAGAAGAACCTGTTCACTGGTTGTGTAGATGTGCCATTAACAAGTAAAGGAGTAGAAGAAGCAATTGAAGCTGGGAAAAGAATTAGCACCTTACCTTTGGATATCATCTATACATCGACACTGATACGTTCTCAGATGACAGCTATGCTTGCTTTGACCCAACACTGCTGCATGAAG GTGCCAATAGTGATGCATTGTGAAACTGAACAAGCAAGGACATGGACTCAAATTTACAGTGAAGGCACCAAGAAGCAATCTATTCCTGTGGTTAAGGCATGGCAACTAAATGAAAGAAT GTATGGAGATCTACAGGGTTTTAATAAGCAGGAAACAGCTCAAAGATATGGTAGTGAGCAGGTTCATAAATGGCGTAGAAGTTATCATGTCCGTCCTCCAAATGGTGAGAGCTTGGAAATGTGCTTAGGAAGAGCAGTTTCCTTTTTCAAAGAGCTT ATTGAGCCTCAGCTTTTGAGTGGAAGGCATGTGATGGTTGTAGCTCATGCAAATTCACTGAGGTCCATAATCATGTATCTTGATAAATTGACTTCCGAAGAG GTTATTAATTTAGAGCTCTCAACTGGTATACCTATGCTCTACATGTATAAGGAAGGAAACTTCATTCGGAGAGGAAGCCTCATTGGATCTAACGAGGCTGGTGTTTATGCTTATTCAGAG
- the LOC142531700 gene encoding 2,3-bisphosphoglycerate-dependent phosphoglycerate mutase 1-like isoform X2, whose amino-acid sequence MNSPALPQIINAGWIVASGGELYSSERFQCFFIGCKKHQKSYNSICFRMCTDDASVSRSAYVHPVLSSSHTPHDANASQTKNNESTLILLRHGQSMWNEKNLFTGCVDVPLTSKGVEEAIEAGKRISTLPLDIIYTSTLIRSQMTAMLALTQHCCMKVPIVMHCETEQARTWTQIYSEGTKKQSIPVVKAWQLNERMYGDLQGFNKQETAQRYGSEQVHKWRRSYHVRPPNGESLEMCLGRAVSFFKELIEPQLLSGRHVMVVAHANSLRSIIMYLDKLTSEEVINLELSTGIPMLYMYKEGNFIRRGSLIGSNEAGVYAYSEAFPTANGLGKQYRTKDVNWQNRIEIVKL is encoded by the exons ATGAATAGTCCTGCTCTTCCTCAAATCATAAATGCTGGTTGGATAGTTGCAAGTGGCGGTGAACTGTATTCTAGTGAGAGATTTCAATGCTTCTTTATTGGATGCAAGAAGCATCAAAAGAGTTACAACTCCATCTGCTTCAGAATGTGCACAGATGATGCATCTGTATCTCGTTCAGCATATGTACATCCCGTATTGTCTTCCTCCCACACTCCCCATGATGCCAATGCTTCTCAGACGAAAAATA ATGAATCTACTTTGATTCTGTTAAGACATGGACAATCAATGTGGAATGAGAAGAACCTGTTCACTGGTTGTGTAGATGTGCCATTAACAAGTAAAGGAGTAGAAGAAGCAATTGAAGCTGGGAAAAGAATTAGCACCTTACCTTTGGATATCATCTATACATCGACACTGATACGTTCTCAGATGACAGCTATGCTTGCTTTGACCCAACACTGCTGCATGAAG GTGCCAATAGTGATGCATTGTGAAACTGAACAAGCAAGGACATGGACTCAAATTTACAGTGAAGGCACCAAGAAGCAATCTATTCCTGTGGTTAAGGCATGGCAACTAAATGAAAGAAT GTATGGAGATCTACAGGGTTTTAATAAGCAGGAAACAGCTCAAAGATATGGTAGTGAGCAGGTTCATAAATGGCGTAGAAGTTATCATGTCCGTCCTCCAAATGGTGAGAGCTTGGAAATGTGCTTAGGAAGAGCAGTTTCCTTTTTCAAAGAGCTT ATTGAGCCTCAGCTTTTGAGTGGAAGGCATGTGATGGTTGTAGCTCATGCAAATTCACTGAGGTCCATAATCATGTATCTTGATAAATTGACTTCCGAAGAG GTTATTAATTTAGAGCTCTCAACTGGTATACCTATGCTCTACATGTATAAGGAAGGAAACTTCATTCGGAGAGGAAGCCTCATTGGATCTAACGAGGCTGGTGTTTATGCTTATTCAGAG